ACAGTACTTATCAAAATATGAGGATAATGGGGTAACCTATATTATTCGGGATCCGGAGGTTTATCGGGATAAAAAGGTCCTTATCGCGGGCGGCGGCGACTCTGCTTTGGATTGGTCAATCTTCCTGGCCGATGTGGCAAAGGAAATCACCCTGGTACACAGACGGAACGAATTCCGGGGAGCACTCGATTCGGTTGAAAAGGTACAGGAATTAAAAAACAAGGGTAGAATTAACTTAATTACCCCGGCCGAGGTTGTCTCGTTGGAAGGCAATGGGGTATTGGAAGCAGTTTATGTGCGCAAGAACAATAACCCAAGGGAGGATATGAGAATTGAGGTGGATAATTTTGTTCCGCTTTTTGGACTTTCCCCAAAACTGGGTCCAATAGCCGATTGGGGCCTGGAAATTGAAAAGAATGCCATTAAGGTTGATAATGCCCTCGATTATCAAACCAATATTCCTGGCATTTACGCCATTGGCGACGTAAATACCTATCCGGGGAAGCTAAAGTTGATCCTTTGCGGTTTTCATGAGGCAACGTTGATGTGCCAAAGTGCCTATCAACGCATTTTTCCGGATAAAAAGTATGTAATGAAATATACCACTGTGGGTGGTGTGGAAGGATTTGATGGTAGTAAGAAAGAAGCCCCAAAGGCTGTGGTGAAAGCAATTGAATAGGTTCCAGTTGGCAGGAGTAAGGAATTAGAAAGAAGAAATGGCTGTAAAAAGGTTTGAAGACTTGATCGTTTGGCAAAAAGCCCAGGATTTCGCAGTTCTTATATACTCGAATTTCCCCATGGTAAAAGATTATGCCTTTAAAGATCAAATAACCAGAGCTTCTTTATCTATTTCCAATAATATTGCAGAAGGATTTGACAGGAAGACCAATCTTGATTTTACAAGATTTTTATATATAGCGGTTAGTTCCAACAGTGAAGTAAGGTCTATGTTGTGCCTATCAGAAAGACTAGGTTATTTAACTACTGAATTAATGGGAGAATTTCTGGACAAGTCAACTGAAATTGCAAGAATGATTTTTGGACTTATACAATCCATGAAAGAAACCAATTCCTAACCCCTTTTTCCTAATTCCTTTATAATAGAAATGGATATCAAAATAAAAATAACCGATAGGGAAGGTATACTTCACGAGGTTGAAGCCCCGACCGATATGAACATGAACCTAATGGAAGTAGTTCGTTCGTATGAACTGGCCCCGGAAGGTACT
The sequence above is a segment of the Muricauda sp. SCSIO 64092 genome. Coding sequences within it:
- a CDS encoding NAD(P)/FAD-dependent oxidoreductase, whose protein sequence is MIKTDILIIGAGPVGLFAVFEAGLLKLKCHLIDALPQPGGQCAEIYPKKPIYDIPGFPEILAGDLVDNLMEQIKPFQPGFTLGERADTIEKQEDGSFVVTTNKGTKHHAPIVAIAGGLGSFEPRKPQLQYLSKYEDNGVTYIIRDPEVYRDKKVLIAGGGDSALDWSIFLADVAKEITLVHRRNEFRGALDSVEKVQELKNKGRINLITPAEVVSLEGNGVLEAVYVRKNNNPREDMRIEVDNFVPLFGLSPKLGPIADWGLEIEKNAIKVDNALDYQTNIPGIYAIGDVNTYPGKLKLILCGFHEATLMCQSAYQRIFPDKKYVMKYTTVGGVEGFDGSKKEAPKAVVKAIE
- a CDS encoding four helix bundle protein, which codes for MAVKRFEDLIVWQKAQDFAVLIYSNFPMVKDYAFKDQITRASLSISNNIAEGFDRKTNLDFTRFLYIAVSSNSEVRSMLCLSERLGYLTTELMGEFLDKSTEIARMIFGLIQSMKETNS